In the Silene latifolia isolate original U9 population chromosome 1, ASM4854445v1, whole genome shotgun sequence genome, TCTAACTAAAGTAAAATACTGCCTGTGTAAAGATCATGAAAGCAAAGAAATTTACAAACATTTTCACGAAATTGTTATTACTCCCTAGTCCTTCAATTTTCACTATAATCTTCCTGGTTTCCATTTTGGGCTGTTTAACTAAGGTGTTCCTCTTCCTTTTTGACACAATGTATTACCCCATCTCTTAACCCCACACATGTTTCTTTAAATAAGTACCACATATTCGTTTTTCCTTAAATATTGTGCTCAAAAGTAACAAGAAAAACATAGTGAAATGGAGGGCGTATAATAATACACACATTATTGCTCATCTCATTCATCAACGCATGATAAACGAAACGAATTGCAAACTTGTAATGTAGCTGACATGCATCCAGAAGGAAACACAGAAAAATATCAAAAGAGAGTTTAGAGAATTAGAACTCACCGTATTTGCATCTTGGAAGTCAAAGGACTTGTCTAGCACACTGTACAAGCAGCAGTTGGTAGCAAAGGTTTCAATGATAAAAGTCTGAAACCCGGGTACCTGAAATACAACCATTTAATTAAATCTTCAGGATGATAATATTGAATAGATGAAGTTTCAGTAATACCAACCTTTTCTTCTCCAAAAGGACCCGTTGACCAGTCTTTAATCAATCGGATAAATATCTGTACACATGCCTGATATGCAGAAGAATGATTTCGACAGTTATTAGCTGAAGAAACATATACAGAACACTATGTAAACAGACAATAAAATATCAACTAAACAAATGCACATACAAACACGTACCTTCCTCACAGTAATATCTTTATGATTAGAACATGAATAAAGTAGCAGTTGCATAATTGAATCTAGATATGCCCTGCTTTTGGAAGAGAGGAAAACTGAGGACAAGTCATGTGTTGCTATCACATTAAGAAAGGTGTAGAATGTCCGCTGAAGTTCCTGTCTTTCACGAATTTCCTGGGGAAAAAAAAGAAATAGACATTTAGATAGATGCATCGGGATTAAATCCAGAAAGCTATGACTTATCGCGGTGCAGTGAAAAAAAGTGCAGAATCAACATCAGGGCGCCTTAGTAACTCTCTCACAACGGATATTTTTCTCCCTTTTCTAGTAAACAACCTCCCCCCCTCCCTCTTTTCACATTTTCACAGACATGAAAAAAGAAGCTATTGTTGTAATTCTGTTAATTTCTGTATTTAACAAGAATTTCCAAAGAACTTTCGATAGAGAGAAAACCTAAGCTCAGTTATTGTCTAGCAGCTTAACGTTGCCTCTTTCAGTTGTTGCTCAGAATTCCAGGGTAACGTCCAAAAGCATAAAATATATTATGTGTTAGGGACAGAGACACCGGACATGGAACAATCCAGGTTAGCACAAGTATGAAAACATTTATACCTCGGTATTAGTCCCTGGTCCACTGGGAAATGCATCTCTTGGGATTACCGCAAACACTTCTTTAGTAATAGCAGGAAATACATCATCCAGTATATCATGTACGGCAACGTTGAATTTGCATATGAGCTGATTAAGTAAAACAATAATACCAAGCAACTCCTTGGGCTGTCAGATAAACAGTAAGCAAAGGTCAGCCTATATGGCACAAAAGGGAGATAATTAACATGAATCCAATACAACACTTCTAGATCTATATGTGGAACTTGTAGTAACAGATATAACCATTATAAAACAGGATTTTTTTGTCGATATTTTAAAAATAACCGGAAATTTGTTTCAAGAGTCCATGCCTTACAAATTACCGAGTACAGAGAAACAAAGAAGATATGTATGACGAAATTCTGCATATTCACTCCAACATGCCAACCAGTCgagtatttcctttttattggcAAGTAATAGAGGAAATCTATAAAGGACACCAGAGAGAGACACTAATGTACAGAATGGGGGTGATGCCCATAATGCTAGTGTTAGCAAGCAATACATGGAGTCTACCATCGACTCATCCAGAAGAATGCTTTTCAGTTATCCCATAGCTCCCCCACACTTAAAGCATATAAACAAACCTCACAGGAAATGACACTCAAAGAAATGATGAATAATTGACAGCTTCACAAGTAACAAGATAAACAAAGACGATAAAAGAGACTATAAAAACATTAATCATATTTCTGGAGACGAGCAACATCCTAGATTAAATGGTTCAACGGCAGCGGAACGCATTTACACTCCTCTAACTCAACAATAATCTAGATATAAAAAGTGTTTCTTTCAATGGAAAAGAATAAATGGTTCAACGAAAGCAAAACACATTTACACATCTTTTAACTTACCAATAATCTAGACCTAGAAAGTGTGTTCTTTTGATGGTGAAAAATGCTACCCTAGTTGAAGTCATATCCACTCGTATATATGAACTTGATTATATCCTCATCTCCACGTAAAAAACAAACAATAAGCATCTAAGTCACAAGTGCCCAAGAAATAAATAGTTAATTACCTCAATTCCGAGAAGCAGCTGCTCCAGCGCCTTTGGCAAATATGGAAAGACGGATCCTCCCAGAGTTTCAACCATGCGATGAACAAATGAAGTAACCTGATATAAATAATGTCAACGAACATAAACGTTAAAATGTAAGAGCGTAAAAAATAAGTTCCTCATCCAAGTGAATTGTTGCATACCTTACTACGTAGACTCTCCTCTTTTGGAAATACAATGAGGACTTGAAGTAGAACATCCAATGTCTGCAATTCAAGATTAAGAAACCGTATAAATAATTTGAAAGGCAAGCCAAATAACAAAGGTATACGCTGGGATAATCCATCTAGCTCCAACACAtcaatgtaaattgcaaacttgAAGGGCTTTCGAGTTTCAAGTATCAACATAATTCATGCGTCTGAAATCTTCCAAGAAGAACTTTAAAGCGCAGAATAATTTGTTTTAACTGGTAGCTTACAATCATAGGACTATAAAACATTAGTTGAGGTCCACAGAATAATTTGTTTTAAAGCACAGAATAACTTGTTATCACTGGTACATCTGATATCCCCTTTGCGGGAACTCTTGAGGCGCTTAGgtatattgttgttgttggtatCTTACAATCATAGGATTATAAACTATTAGTGGAAGGACTAAATGAGTTGTGATGAGTGTCCTTGATCATCATGTTAAAAACACACTAACACAGAACTAACCTGCTTAAACATTAGACCAATTTCTGGCCTGCTGGCAGTCACGAGTCGTTCACTAAAACCCTGAAAGCAAGATCAATTTGACGTTACATGAATGAAATTAAAACAAAAGTGCATTGAAAAAACAACTTAAACGGGGTTCCTGAGCCAACATTGAAACAAGCTAGAATGTGCCCTGAATAAATGGTCGAAGGACTAAACGTAATTATGTTCAATGAATAGATTTACGCAAAAATTTAACAATGGTTATTCTTAAAAGTACACTAGGGCTACGCTACAACATAAGGCTACTTGGTCAAGCGTTCTCTAACTGCATGCAAACTAATTTATAAGTAGCATGTATCAAAACTCAAGACTATGCACATGACATAATTGAATAGAATAGATTACCTTGCTTAATGCATTTATTGCCATTATAATTTGCTTAATTATCAAAATATTTCTCGGATAATCATTTGGATTTTGGACTTTGCCATTCACGAGCAAAGCCTCGACCTAGAGGGAGAAAATaaattttgtcaacaaaaattaCACAAATATCCAAGGACATATTAAGACAGATAagattagtttggacttaaaagGTAACATAAGTGAACCTGCTGACAAAGCGGAGTAAGTAACGAAGAAAGATAATTTGTTTGCTTCTCAACCGGCATTTCTTCCATCCCAATTAGGATGCCAATCGCCTGAGGAAAAATGGCAATCTTCAGAAAAAGGAGCATAAATAGTATTTAGACCAAAAGATCACATGAGAACACATCATCATAATTTACCTCAAAAATATGACTTCCGTCCTCGGAGGAAGATGCACCCTCTGCATAACTCATGTTCGTAAATCTCGCGACAACATCTTGTAAGCTCTGTGATCACCAAATCAGGGATGTTTAGGATTAAAATAATATCAAACAAGTAATTCCATCGAAATCACATTGTAATGCAAGGAAATAACTGATCACCTGTAGAATCGTCTCTATAAAAGGAATTAGTTTTGATCTCAGCAATTTCACAACCCTCATAAAAAGATAACTCGCCCTCCGACTAACATTGAAATTTGGGTGATGGATACCTCTCTCATCAAGAAAAGCCGTCAAAGCCATGGGTATGCACTGAGTGTTCTCTTGAACATGCTTTATGTACCTAGTTATCGTCTCCAGGTACGTAAGAGCCACGAGCCTAAAAGAGTGGCATGGGAATCTTGTCGAAAGAAGCATTGGTATCAACTCCCCTAATACCCCACCACCACTTCTCATTAAATCATCACTCAAGGACTCTCCAAGTGCATATAAAAGCGATAGTGCCACTTCTACCTCTTCAACATTCCTATCAGGTGGAGAAGATGATGCACTAACTAATGAATTACGAATAAACATTTGTGTCACAACAGGTGCTACACGGCCCACACTCCGAAGTAAAACCAATAAATCCTTTCTGTATTCAACCATCCTTTCCTCTTCTTCCAACCCAACTTTATCTAAAACATCAAGGTGATCGCGATAAACAGGGTCATAGCAAATTTGTGCCCTAATCACTTCTAAAATCTGGCCCACATGAAGCAGTTGTTTCTCGGACAGTGAGGTATTCTTCATAGTCGCTACATAACCAGAAAGAAACTGCACCACACTAAATGAGGCATCCATCTCACAATTTTGCATAACATAGAACACAGAAGGCAACACCTCCTCCAAAAGCTCTGTTGATGCCCGCTTTCCTTCCTCCGGATTCAATCTCCGAACACATTCCAACACCTCAACTGCATAACCAGTAACAAGAGTAGCTATGTTTTCCACAACCTCGGAATCAGCCTCCTCACTAACCACATTAAACACCCGCCTAATATGCAAACTTTGCAATAACTTAAGTTTGTTTTGTGGCTCCATCCGCTTTTGAGCCACGGCTAAAACACATCGGGCAGCACCACCTCTAAGCTGCTCCGACAACCCATCAAGCAAAACCAACTCAAAAAATAACGGTACAAACTGATAATAATCCACAACCAAGTTAATATCAATCCATGAAATATACCTCCTCATACAATCCAAAACACTAGTACAAAGCTCAGGGTCTGAGCTTTTGTACACGTTAACGATCTCAAACCACGCACCCACAATTTGATGCACACATTGTTGCCTCATTGCATCCTTAACACGTGCAGCAAGTGCCACCTCATCAGCATTACGAATATAATCTAAGCTAATAATTTGATCATCTAATGCATTCAAAACCCTACAGAACATAT is a window encoding:
- the LOC141613664 gene encoding exportin-T isoform X1 codes for the protein MDDLEKAILISFDESGTVDSVLKSQAIEYCQRFKESSNICSICVERLFTSKVVVVQFWCLQCLHDAIRGRYASLMSPEEKGFVRKSVFAMACYEGIDENNAKLGSNVVVRILDSPVFIKNKLAQVLVTLISFEYPMIWSNVFVDFLPCLNKGPVVIDMFCRVLNALDDQIISLDYIRNADEVALAARVKDAMRQQCVHQIVGAWFEIVNVYKSSDPELCTSVLDCMRRYISWIDINLVVDYYQFVPLFFELVLLDGLSEQLRGGAARCVLAVAQKRMEPQNKLKLLQSLHIRRVFNVVSEEADSEVVENIATLVTGYAVEVLECVRRLNPEEGKRASTELLEEVLPSVFYVMQNCEMDASFSVVQFLSGYVATMKNTSLSEKQLLHVGQILEVIRAQICYDPVYRDHLDVLDKVGLEEEERMVEYRKDLLVLLRSVGRVAPVVTQMFIRNSLVSASSSPPDRNVEEVEVALSLLYALGESLSDDLMRSGGGVLGELIPMLLSTRFPCHSFRLVALTYLETITRYIKHVQENTQCIPMALTAFLDERGIHHPNFNVSRRASYLFMRVVKLLRSKLIPFIETILQSLQDVVARFTNMSYAEGASSSEDGSHIFEAIGILIGMEEMPVEKQTNYLSSLLTPLCQQVEALLVNGKVQNPNDYPRNILIIKQIIMAINALSKGFSERLVTASRPEIGLMFKQTLDVLLQVLIVFPKEESLRSKVTSFVHRMVETLGGSVFPYLPKALEQLLLGIEPKELLGIIVLLNQLICKFNVAVHDILDDVFPAITKEVFAVIPRDAFPSGPGTNTEEIRERQELQRTFYTFLNVIATHDLSSVFLSSKSRAYLDSIMQLLLYSCSNHKDITVRKACVQIFIRLIKDWSTGPFGEEKVPGFQTFIIETFATNCCLYSVLDKSFDFQDANTLALFGEIITAQKVMYEKFGENFVAQFVSKGFLAAHCPPDLAQQYHQKLQNNDTKAFKAFYQSLIVNLRQQQNGSLVFR
- the LOC141613664 gene encoding exportin-T isoform X2, whose product is MRQQCVHQIVGAWFEIVNVYKSSDPELCTSVLDCMRRYISWIDINLVVDYYQFVPLFFELVLLDGLSEQLRGGAARCVLAVAQKRMEPQNKLKLLQSLHIRRVFNVVSEEADSEVVENIATLVTGYAVEVLECVRRLNPEEGKRASTELLEEVLPSVFYVMQNCEMDASFSVVQFLSGYVATMKNTSLSEKQLLHVGQILEVIRAQICYDPVYRDHLDVLDKVGLEEEERMVEYRKDLLVLLRSVGRVAPVVTQMFIRNSLVSASSSPPDRNVEEVEVALSLLYALGESLSDDLMRSGGGVLGELIPMLLSTRFPCHSFRLVALTYLETITRYIKHVQENTQCIPMALTAFLDERGIHHPNFNVSRRASYLFMRVVKLLRSKLIPFIETILQSLQDVVARFTNMSYAEGASSSEDGSHIFEAIGILIGMEEMPVEKQTNYLSSLLTPLCQQVEALLVNGKVQNPNDYPRNILIIKQIIMAINALSKGFSERLVTASRPEIGLMFKQTLDVLLQVLIVFPKEESLRSKVTSFVHRMVETLGGSVFPYLPKALEQLLLGIEPKELLGIIVLLNQLICKFNVAVHDILDDVFPAITKEVFAVIPRDAFPSGPGTNTEEIRERQELQRTFYTFLNVIATHDLSSVFLSSKSRAYLDSIMQLLLYSCSNHKDITVRKACVQIFIRLIKDWSTGPFGEEKVPGFQTFIIETFATNCCLYSVLDKSFDFQDANTLALFGEIITAQKVMYEKFGENFVAQFVSKGFLAAHCPPDLAQQYHQKLQNNDTKAFKAFYQSLIVNLRQQQNGSLVFR